From the Brachyhypopomus gauderio isolate BG-103 chromosome 5, BGAUD_0.2, whole genome shotgun sequence genome, one window contains:
- the LOC143514007 gene encoding uncharacterized protein LOC143514007 isoform X1, with translation MNAVGKQYEWRLFDGQQWFSICNDHIIESNYCQPGARGMTINTHLGSLYIDFDAMTVRGPFAGLRVQRQVFISYSQTQEMGWYFKDNRHWQEYGTQGTSSVNSQILEQWYNTNPRGSFQFTVGTTAYTIDFSAMTQTRQSTDMRRKVRRRPKFKSIGAVDSSFIDTLSPMSTTPSINSYIGVTWEFMADEGIWMEYQKPGSSLDSVDIEKQYQLNPHSQLTFTAGRNSYTLDFNGMYQTNIVFGTKRHVRRSVGRNQHNSSSFTDTSSPLSTTPSINSSIGVTWEFMADEGIWTEYQKPGSSLDSVDIEKQYQLNPHSQLTFTAGRNSYTLDFNGMYQTNIVFGTKRHVRRSVGRNQHNSSSFTDTSSPLSTTPSINSSIGVTWEFMADEGIWTEYQKPGSSLDSVDIEKQYQLNPHGQLTFTAGRYSYTLDFSGMYQTNIRFGTKRNVQRSVGGNQHNSSSFTDTSSPLSTTSSINSSIGVTWEFMVDEGIWMEYQKPSSSLDSVDIEKQYQLNPHGQLTFTAGRNSYTLDFNGMYQTNIVFGTKRHVRRSVGRNQYNSSTT, from the exons ATGAATGCTGTTG GTAAGCAGTACGAGTGGCGCTTGTTTGATGGACAACAGTGGTTTTCAATCTGTAATGACCATATAATAGAATCTAACTACTGCCAGCCAGGAGCTAGAGGCATGACCATTAACACTCACTTGGG GTCACTTTATATTGACTTTGATGCCATGACAGTCAGAGGGCCTTTTGCTGGACTCCGTGTTCAGAGACAGGTGTTCATCTCCTACAGCCAGACACAGGAAATGGGATGGTACTTCAAAGACAACAGACACTGGCAGGAATACGGAACCCAG GGTACATCTTCAGTAAACAGCCAAATTTTAGAGCAGTGGTATAATACTAACCCCAGAGGTTCCTTCCAGTTTACAGTAGGAACCACTGCCTATACAATTGACTTCTCTG CCATGACCCAAACCCGACAGTCAACTGATATGAGGAGAAAAGTGAGGAGACGTCCAAAATTTAAATCTATAGGTGCTGTGGACAG ttcatTTATAGATACATTATCTCCAATGtccaccacaccctccataAATTCATACATAGGGGTCACTTGGGAATTCATGGCTGATGAAGGCATCTGGATGGAGTATCAGAAACCA GGCTCTTCTCTGGACAGTGTTGACATAGAGAAGCAGTATCAGCTCAACCCGCATAGCCAGCTCACCTTTACAGCTGGACGAAACTCTTACACCCTTGATTTCAATG GAATGTATCAGACCAACATCGTGTTTGGAACAAAGAGACACGTCCGGCGGTCAGTTGGAAGAAATCAACACAACAGCAG TTCGTTTACAGATACCTCATCTCCATTGtccaccacaccctccataAATTCATCCATAGGGGTCACTTGGGAATTCATGGCTGATGAAGGCATCTGGACAGAGTATCAGAAACCA GGCTCTTCTCTGGACAGTGTTGACATAGAGAAGCAGTATCAGCTCAACCCGCATAGCCAGCTCACCTTTACAGCTGGACGAAACTCTTACACCCTTGATTTCAATG GAATGTATCAGACCAACATCGTGTTTGGAACAAAGAGACACGTCCGGCGGTCAGTTGGAAGAAATCAACACAACAGCAG TTCGTTTACAGATACCTCATCTCCATTGtccaccacaccctccataAATTCATCCATAGGGGTCACTTGGGAATTCATGGCTGATGAAGGCATCTGGACAGAGTATCAGAAACCA GGCTCTTCTCTGGACAGTGTTGACATAGAGAAGCAGTATCAGCTCAACCCGCATGGCCAGCTCACCTTTACAGCTGGACGATACTCTTACACCCTTGATTTCAGTG GAATGTATCAGACCAACATCAGGTTTGGAACAAAGAGAAACGTCCAGCGGTCTGTTGGAGGAAATCAACACAACAGCAG TTCATTTACAGATACCTCATCTCCATTGTCCACCACATCCTCCATAAATTCATCCATAGGGGTCACTTGGGAATTCATGGTTGATGAAGGCATCTGGATGGAGTATCAGAAACCA AGCTCTTCTCTGGACAGTGTTGACATAGAGAAGCAGTATCAGCTCAACCCGCATGGCCAGCTCACCTTTACAGCTGGACGAAACTCTTACACCCTAGATTTCAATG GAATGTATCAGACCAACATCGTGTTTGGAACAAAGAGACACGTCCGGCGGTCAGTTGGAAGAAATCAATACAACAGCAG CACCACATAG
- the LOC143514007 gene encoding uncharacterized protein LOC143514007 isoform X2, giving the protein MNAVGKQYEWRLFDGQQWFSICNDHIIESNYCQPGARGMTINTHLGSLYIDFDAMTVRGPFAGLRVQRQVFISYSQTQEMGWYFKDNRHWQEYGTQGTSSVNSQILEQWYNTNPRGSFQFTVGTTAYTIDFSAMTQTRQSTDMRRKVRRRPKFKSIGAVDSSFIDTLSPMSTTPSINSYIGVTWEFMADEGIWMEYQKPGSSLDSVDIEKQYQLNPHSQLTFTAGRNSYTLDFNGMYQTNIVFGTKRHVRRSVGRNQHNSSSFTDTSSPLSTTPSINSSIGVTWEFMADEGIWTEYQKPGSSLDSVDIEKQYQLNPHSQLTFTAGRNSYTLDFNGMYQTNIVFGTKRHVRRSVGRNQHNSSSFTDTSSPLSTTPSINSSIGVTWEFMADEGIWTEYQKPGSSLDSVDIEKQYQLNPHGQLTFTAGRYSYTLDFSGMYQTNIVFGTKRHVRRSVGRNQYNSSTT; this is encoded by the exons ATGAATGCTGTTG GTAAGCAGTACGAGTGGCGCTTGTTTGATGGACAACAGTGGTTTTCAATCTGTAATGACCATATAATAGAATCTAACTACTGCCAGCCAGGAGCTAGAGGCATGACCATTAACACTCACTTGGG GTCACTTTATATTGACTTTGATGCCATGACAGTCAGAGGGCCTTTTGCTGGACTCCGTGTTCAGAGACAGGTGTTCATCTCCTACAGCCAGACACAGGAAATGGGATGGTACTTCAAAGACAACAGACACTGGCAGGAATACGGAACCCAG GGTACATCTTCAGTAAACAGCCAAATTTTAGAGCAGTGGTATAATACTAACCCCAGAGGTTCCTTCCAGTTTACAGTAGGAACCACTGCCTATACAATTGACTTCTCTG CCATGACCCAAACCCGACAGTCAACTGATATGAGGAGAAAAGTGAGGAGACGTCCAAAATTTAAATCTATAGGTGCTGTGGACAG ttcatTTATAGATACATTATCTCCAATGtccaccacaccctccataAATTCATACATAGGGGTCACTTGGGAATTCATGGCTGATGAAGGCATCTGGATGGAGTATCAGAAACCA GGCTCTTCTCTGGACAGTGTTGACATAGAGAAGCAGTATCAGCTCAACCCGCATAGCCAGCTCACCTTTACAGCTGGACGAAACTCTTACACCCTTGATTTCAATG GAATGTATCAGACCAACATCGTGTTTGGAACAAAGAGACACGTCCGGCGGTCAGTTGGAAGAAATCAACACAACAGCAG TTCGTTTACAGATACCTCATCTCCATTGtccaccacaccctccataAATTCATCCATAGGGGTCACTTGGGAATTCATGGCTGATGAAGGCATCTGGACAGAGTATCAGAAACCA GGCTCTTCTCTGGACAGTGTTGACATAGAGAAGCAGTATCAGCTCAACCCGCATAGCCAGCTCACCTTTACAGCTGGACGAAACTCTTACACCCTTGATTTCAATG GAATGTATCAGACCAACATCGTGTTTGGAACAAAGAGACACGTCCGGCGGTCAGTTGGAAGAAATCAACACAACAGCAG TTCGTTTACAGATACCTCATCTCCATTGtccaccacaccctccataAATTCATCCATAGGGGTCACTTGGGAATTCATGGCTGATGAAGGCATCTGGACAGAGTATCAGAAACCA GGCTCTTCTCTGGACAGTGTTGACATAGAGAAGCAGTATCAGCTCAACCCGCATGGCCAGCTCACCTTTACAGCTGGACGATACTCTTACACCCTTGATTTCAGTG GAATGTATCAGACCAACATCGTGTTTGGAACAAAGAGACACGTCCGGCGGTCAGTTGGAAGAAATCAATACAACAGCAG CACCACATAG